The Oncorhynchus nerka isolate Pitt River linkage group LG24, Oner_Uvic_2.0, whole genome shotgun sequence genome has a window encoding:
- the atp5f1d gene encoding ATP synthase subunit delta, mitochondrial — protein sequence MMAVRFLRRSIPVLRQARCYADAPSGSSQMSFTFASPTQVYFKEASVKQVDVPTLTGAFGILPAHVPTLQVLRPGVVTVFNDDGSAAKFFVSSGSITVNADSSVQLLAEEAFPLDQLDVAAAKVNLEKAQSEMASASDEAARAEVQINIDANEAIVKALE from the exons ATGATGGCAGTAAGGTTTCTCCGTCGCTCTATTCCTGTATTGAGGCAAGCAAGATGTTACGCCGACGCACCCTCAGGCTCTTCCCAGATGTCCTTCACATTTGCGTCTCCAACGCAG GTGTACTTCAAGGAGGCCAGTGTGAAACAGGTTGATGTGCCCACACTGACTGGTGCTTTTGGTATCCTCCCTGCCCACGTCCCCACGCTGCAGGTCCTCAGGCCTGGTGTGGTCACAGTGTTCAACGATGATGGCTCCGCAGCTAAATTCTTTG TGAGCAGCGGGTCAATCACAGTGAACGCAGACTCCTCAGTGCAGCTGCTGGCTGAGGAGGCCTTCCCCTTGGACCAGCTGGATGTGGCT GCTGCCAAGGTCAACCTGGAGAAGGCCCAGTCTGAGATGGCATCAGCGTCTGACGAGGCTGCCAGGGCTGAGGTCCAGATCAACATAGACGCCAACGAGGCCATCGTCAAAGCCCTGGAGTAG